A single region of the Deltaproteobacteria bacterium genome encodes:
- a CDS encoding response regulator, whose product MPKKILIVDDNQDSRELVVKILKTRGYHTIEAVDGEEALEKAVAERPDLILMDRSLPKIDGYAVTKRLKDQKEFKNIPIVALTAHAMRGDREKALEAGCEGYISKPINVRELPELIMSYLSGKMESI is encoded by the coding sequence TTGCCAAAGAAGATACTGATCGTTGACGACAATCAGGATAGTCGGGAACTGGTAGTGAAGATACTTAAGACCAGGGGTTATCATACGATTGAGGCTGTTGATGGAGAGGAGGCGTTAGAAAAAGCAGTGGCAGAAAGACCAGACCTGATCCTGATGGATCGCTCGCTTCCCAAGATAGATGGTTATGCGGTGACCAAGAGGCTTAAGGACCAGAAGGAGTTTAAAAATATCCCTATCGTGGCCTTAACTGCCCATGCAATGAGGGGAGACAGAGAAAAGGCCCTTGAGGCGGGTTGTGAAGGATATATCTCAAAGCCTATTAATGTCCGTGAATTACCCGAACTGATAATGTCTTATCTCAGCGGCAAGATGGAGAGCATCTAG
- a CDS encoding response regulator, protein MTGFLKKRLANKLLVAILITIVLIMGIEIIVRIYFGTRDRLELMNMVARDMASSTYAGIKYPMAVGNAEGIKRELLDIRETAKDIEVFICNFDQEIIYSTHKDKVETRIAASIHNEAALQSLDEILKTGIEPESPFEDEVSGERYLVHFYPILNAKECHHCHGSSRKVIGSMAIRISAERVYETVGAQRNRTLILIFFGIPITIIIIYLVVNKFIRRPVENLAEKAHRFAEGDMSVPIDIKTEDEIGVLSQTFNYMVESVSSASRKLEEEIKRKTALLDERTRLMTLLERANRQLRELDKLKSTFLANMSHELRTPMNAIIGYADLLVDGVDGPINEEQEKSLQRIASNSKYLLQLINDILDISKIESGKIKLEAKELDLKWLIESVIPTFEPLIKEKGLTLTDHLYEGLRLVYGDEDMIKQILINLLSNAIKFTDKGGVTITARPSERGIKPGESPIFAEVCVEDTGTGIKEEDLGTIFDKFVQVDLTTVRQYEGTGLGLSIARGLVALHKGMIWATSNCGEGSKFSFTIPLHKEILEKHGEPVMEPRVAEALADYFQKPVETFLKEPQYAGKPIRCWEYVRCGQPMCPAYGIKESRCWLVLGTHCAGMKIAAYPEKVDFCKGCELIEGLVLKAQEEYGLVEAEALKREEVAKKTVLAIDDNPEGTCIIRKYLGEEYRVVGLISGEKAVEKAKEVNPLAITLDILMPRKDGWEVLQELKETPETQDIPVIILSIVDDKRLGFSLGATEYIVKPVEKQTLLKKLRNLEKLGKIKRVLVVDNDPETVRLIGNVLKEAEYQVTTAYNNKDAIKSIQDFRPDLIVLNLTMPEVSGFDVIEYLKTEEGVKDIPLIVLTRKDLTKKEIDDLNHRIQAILNKGVLTKEDLLKELKDTVNRVSKVR, encoded by the coding sequence ATGACTGGTTTTCTGAAAAAGCGTCTGGCTAACAAGCTACTGGTTGCAATACTAATCACTATAGTTCTGATTATGGGAATCGAAATCATTGTACGAATCTACTTCGGGACCAGAGACAGGCTAGAGCTGATGAACATGGTAGCTCGGGACATGGCCTCCTCGACCTATGCAGGGATAAAGTATCCCATGGCGGTAGGAAACGCTGAGGGTATTAAAAGAGAATTATTAGATATCAGGGAAACGGCTAAAGATATTGAGGTATTTATCTGTAATTTCGATCAGGAGATAATCTATTCCACTCATAAGGATAAGGTAGAAACCAGGATAGCAGCTTCCATTCATAACGAGGCCGCTCTCCAGAGCTTAGACGAGATTTTGAAGACCGGAATTGAACCAGAGAGTCCGTTTGAGGATGAGGTCTCAGGGGAAAGGTATTTGGTTCATTTCTATCCTATTTTAAATGCAAAGGAGTGCCATCACTGCCACGGCTCTTCCAGAAAGGTCATCGGTAGTATGGCAATAAGGATAAGCGCTGAAAGGGTTTATGAGACTGTTGGCGCCCAGCGAAACCGAACTTTGATATTAATTTTCTTTGGCATACCTATCACAATCATCATAATTTATCTCGTAGTGAACAAATTTATAAGACGTCCCGTGGAGAATTTGGCTGAGAAGGCACACAGGTTTGCAGAGGGAGATATGTCCGTTCCCATAGATATAAAGACAGAGGATGAAATTGGAGTCCTCAGCCAGACCTTCAACTATATGGTCGAAAGCGTCTCCTCCGCCAGTAGAAAATTAGAGGAAGAGATCAAGAGAAAGACTGCCTTATTAGATGAAAGGACCCGGCTTATGACACTTTTGGAAAGGGCTAACAGGCAGCTCAGGGAGCTGGATAAACTAAAATCGACTTTCCTGGCCAATATGTCTCATGAACTCCGCACGCCCATGAACGCTATCATCGGTTATGCAGACCTGTTAGTAGACGGGGTTGATGGCCCTATTAATGAAGAACAGGAAAAGAGCCTCCAGAGGATCGCTTCTAATTCGAAATATCTCCTGCAACTGATAAATGACATCCTCGATATATCCAAGATAGAGTCAGGGAAAATAAAACTAGAAGCAAAGGAGCTCGACCTGAAATGGCTCATCGAGTCTGTCATTCCTACCTTTGAACCTCTCATAAAAGAAAAGGGCCTCACCCTTACTGATCATCTTTATGAGGGTCTACGTTTAGTCTATGGGGATGAGGATATGATTAAACAGATTCTCATAAACCTCTTATCCAATGCCATCAAGTTCACCGATAAGGGAGGGGTCACCATAACGGCCAGACCCTCTGAACGGGGTATTAAACCTGGAGAGTCACCTATATTTGCAGAAGTCTGCGTGGAAGACACAGGAACAGGGATAAAGGAAGAGGATCTCGGCACGATCTTTGACAAGTTCGTCCAGGTAGACCTTACTACTGTTCGTCAGTATGAAGGCACCGGCCTCGGCCTCAGTATTGCCAGGGGATTAGTGGCATTGCACAAAGGTATGATATGGGCAACAAGCAATTGTGGAGAGGGTAGTAAATTCTCTTTTACCATTCCTTTACACAAAGAAATACTCGAAAAGCACGGAGAGCCTGTAATGGAACCAAGGGTGGCCGAAGCCCTGGCTGATTATTTTCAAAAACCCGTTGAGACCTTCTTAAAGGAGCCACAATATGCCGGCAAGCCAATTAGATGCTGGGAATATGTCCGTTGTGGGCAGCCCATGTGTCCTGCATACGGAATTAAGGAAAGCAGATGCTGGTTAGTCCTCGGAACTCATTGTGCGGGCATGAAGATAGCCGCTTATCCGGAAAAGGTAGATTTCTGCAAGGGCTGTGAGCTCATAGAAGGCCTTGTTCTCAAGGCACAAGAAGAATATGGGCTGGTGGAAGCTGAAGCACTCAAACGGGAAGAAGTTGCTAAAAAGACTGTATTGGCTATAGATGATAATCCGGAGGGCACTTGTATTATTAGGAAATACCTCGGAGAGGAATACAGAGTAGTTGGCCTTATCTCTGGTGAAAAGGCGGTGGAGAAGGCAAAGGAGGTCAACCCCTTGGCCATTACCTTAGACATTCTGATGCCAAGAAAGGATGGATGGGAGGTCCTGCAGGAGCTAAAAGAGACCCCGGAAACCCAGGATATCCCCGTAATAATACTTTCCATCGTGGATGACAAGAGATTGGGCTTCAGCCTTGGCGCTACAGAATATATTGTAAAACCAGTAGAAAAACAGACTCTATTAAAAAAATTAAGAAACCTGGAAAAGTTGGGCAAGATTAAACGAGTGTTAGTCGTCGATAATGACCCAGAGACGGTAAGATTGATCGGTAATGTGCTTAAAGAAGCAGAATATCAGGTAACAACGGCTTATAATAATAAGGATGCCATTAAATCCATACAGGATTTTAGACCCGACCTTATCGTCTTGAACCTGACAATGCCAGAGGTAAGTGGTTTTGATGTGATTGAATACCTCAAGACAGAAGAAGGCGTAAAGGATATTCCCCTTATCGTCCTTACCCGCAAGGATTTAACTAAAAAAGAGATAGATGACCTGAACCACAGGATCCAGGCGATATTAAACAAGGGAGTGCTTACTAAAGAAGACCTTTTGAAAGAACTCAAGGATACTGTTAATAGGGTCAGCAAAGTCCGATGA
- a CDS encoding cytochrome C has product MVDFSKSSTKYILSAFITIFLVSINLSFSLAETKGIPKYIGSLACKTCHEKEYKSFVTHAKKSTSFKSIERVKKELTEEEIQGCYYCHTTGYGKPGGFVSLEKTPHLKNAGCEVCHGPGEFHVKEKDPSFIKRRLTAEDCEVCHTSERVRAFRYKPLIHGGAH; this is encoded by the coding sequence ATGGTCGATTTTTCAAAATCTTCAACCAAGTATATATTATCTGCCTTTATCACCATCTTTCTTGTTTCTATAAACCTGTCTTTCAGCCTTGCCGAAACCAAAGGGATACCCAAATATATCGGCTCATTGGCATGTAAGACCTGTCATGAGAAGGAATATAAAAGCTTTGTGACCCATGCAAAAAAGAGCACATCTTTTAAGAGCATTGAGAGGGTTAAGAAAGAGCTGACGGAAGAGGAGATTCAAGGTTGCTATTACTGCCATACGACCGGCTATGGCAAACCGGGTGGTTTCGTAAGTCTGGAAAAGACGCCCCATTTGAAAAATGCTGGCTGTGAGGTATGTCATGGTCCTGGGGAGTTTCATGTAAAGGAAAAGGATCCCTCCTTTATAAAGAGGCGTTTGACCGCAGAAGACTGTGAGGTCTGTCACACCTCGGAAAGGGTGAGGGCCTTCAGATACAAACCCTTGATTCACGGGGGCGCGCATTAG
- a CDS encoding carbohydrate kinase family protein, which produces MQIFVSGSLAYDRIMDFPGRFADHILPDKIHVLNVCFTVNDLKEKFGGTAGNIAYSLALLGERPLILATAGKDFDRYEAWLLKHEISLQPIRRITEEFTAGAYITTDQADNQITGFNPGAMKYPSLFRFDGVNPQKALAIVAAGNIEDMITYTATCKEKKIAYIFDPGQSITALSGDQLADMLTGSSLLISNDYELEMTMRATGLEKTQLLQRTGAVITTLGEDGSLLCTPDEEVKIPAAPVSRVLDPTGAGDAYRAGLIKGLVMGKSLPDAAHMGATCASYAVECYGTQDHSFSEEEFRVRYKENSGLVM; this is translated from the coding sequence ATGCAGATATTTGTCTCCGGATCGTTGGCCTATGACCGCATTATGGACTTTCCGGGAAGGTTTGCGGATCACATCTTGCCCGATAAAATCCATGTCCTCAATGTCTGTTTTACTGTTAACGACCTGAAGGAAAAATTCGGCGGCACAGCCGGCAACATCGCATACAGCCTGGCGTTGCTGGGAGAGCGGCCCCTGATTTTGGCCACAGCCGGCAAGGACTTTGACAGATATGAAGCCTGGCTGCTAAAGCATGAGATTTCCTTGCAACCAATCCGGAGGATTACAGAGGAATTCACTGCCGGGGCCTATATCACCACGGATCAGGCCGACAATCAAATCACCGGGTTTAACCCAGGGGCGATGAAATACCCTTCCCTGTTCAGATTTGACGGTGTAAACCCTCAGAAGGCGCTGGCCATTGTGGCCGCCGGAAACATTGAAGACATGATCACATACACCGCCACATGCAAAGAAAAAAAAATCGCCTATATCTTCGATCCCGGCCAGTCCATCACGGCCTTGTCAGGAGATCAATTGGCAGACATGCTCACGGGCTCCAGCCTCTTGATCTCCAACGACTACGAGTTGGAGATGACTATGCGGGCCACGGGGCTGGAAAAAACCCAACTTCTTCAACGCACTGGGGCCGTCATTACGACCCTTGGTGAAGACGGTTCTCTTCTTTGCACACCCGATGAGGAAGTCAAAATCCCTGCTGCCCCCGTTTCTAGAGTACTGGATCCCACGGGGGCGGGAGATGCCTATCGGGCAGGCCTGATCAAGGGGCTTGTTATGGGAAAAAGCCTTCCGGACGCTGCCCACATGGGTGCAACCTGCGCCAGTTACGCCGTGGAATGCTATGGTACCCAGGATCACAGTTTCTCTGAGGAAGAGTTCCGGGTTCGTTATAAAGAAAACTCTGGATTAGTGATGTAG
- a CDS encoding PAS domain-containing protein → MNLSRLHNISLKWKLVIPFLFLAFTGATALFVVSYRFQADLIHLNEEKRLRNNYQYFLNEIDFRTNMAMSLAYLVSTNPDVAEAFAKRDRNRLIELLHPAFKILHEDFAIKIFHFHVPPATSFLRLHALDRYGEEMEAYRQTINKARETGTGVGGLEWGVFGFGIRSVVPVFYEGNQIGTVEFGLSCEEPLLQEFKKHFGSDLTIYVQEQPVSNKPKALASTMTRGLLPFELFSHVFNTGDVVFHTGKWNGRNVAIIAGPVRDFSSKIVAVVEITVDRTPTLALLKRYGTIAVIIGLIGLVFSISFVWLISLFFTKRIEKVVDAAEEIAAGQRDAKIAVKSADELGIMARAINDMLTSLEESRRTIKDYAENLELMVEERTRTLKESEQTYRTLVENVPLIVYFVLADGTTMFLNRFVEETIGVGPQDLGGHHEIWADYIHPHDRARVVAHFDECLREGKEFRVEYRMVHKDGHIVYVVDYAVPVFDDENELIRMDGIIMDVTARKELQEKIVQTEELETLSAVSARLAHEIRNPLTSIGGLTRRLLKSYEPSDPRRKKGELIVEEVKRLEKILKMITAYIEPKSIQLRACRINQVVSNAVERIKAEFPKEDFSVNLDMDDSLPMIKLDCDLFEKVLINLLENAFYRMQGKGEVQVATGKNGGYATVNLAYRVGYISDDDIEQFFYPFVVDYPFPKGVSGENIMDLPICTVLIHKHGGIINVNKEDDNLLRITVSLPLE, encoded by the coding sequence TTGAACCTAAGCCGCCTGCACAATATTAGCCTTAAGTGGAAGCTTGTCATTCCATTCCTTTTCCTCGCCTTTACGGGAGCTACGGCTCTTTTTGTGGTTTCCTATCGTTTTCAGGCTGACCTTATTCACCTAAACGAAGAAAAACGCCTGAGAAATAACTACCAGTATTTTCTGAACGAAATTGACTTTAGGACGAATATGGCCATGAGTCTTGCCTACCTGGTATCCACGAATCCCGATGTAGCCGAAGCCTTTGCCAAAAGGGACCGGAATCGATTGATAGAGCTTCTGCATCCTGCTTTCAAGATATTGCACGAGGACTTTGCCATTAAGATATTTCACTTTCATGTGCCGCCCGCCACCTCTTTCCTCCGCCTCCATGCTCTGGATCGATACGGAGAAGAGATGGAGGCTTACAGACAAACGATCAATAAGGCGAGAGAAACCGGCACTGGTGTCGGAGGCCTGGAGTGGGGGGTTTTCGGTTTCGGCATACGAAGTGTGGTCCCGGTTTTTTATGAAGGCAATCAGATCGGGACCGTGGAGTTCGGGCTTTCTTGTGAGGAGCCGCTGCTTCAAGAATTCAAGAAACACTTCGGCTCAGATTTGACCATCTATGTGCAAGAGCAACCTGTTTCAAACAAACCAAAGGCTCTTGCCTCAACCATGACCAGGGGCCTTCTTCCATTTGAACTCTTCAGTCACGTTTTCAATACTGGAGATGTGGTATTCCACACTGGCAAATGGAACGGCAGGAATGTTGCCATTATCGCAGGGCCGGTTCGTGACTTCTCATCCAAGATCGTTGCGGTGGTGGAGATTACCGTGGATCGAACTCCCACACTGGCCCTTCTTAAGCGATATGGCACGATTGCCGTAATCATCGGCCTTATAGGTCTTGTCTTCTCCATATCCTTTGTCTGGCTCATATCACTGTTTTTTACAAAGCGCATTGAAAAGGTTGTGGACGCCGCAGAGGAAATCGCGGCCGGGCAGCGTGATGCCAAAATCGCAGTCAAGAGCGCTGATGAACTGGGAATCATGGCTCGCGCCATCAATGATATGTTAACCTCGTTAGAAGAATCACGGCGAACAATCAAGGATTATGCCGAAAATCTTGAGTTGATGGTGGAAGAGCGGACCCGTACCCTCAAGGAATCCGAACAGACATACAGAACCCTGGTTGAAAACGTGCCCCTTATTGTTTATTTCGTCTTGGCCGATGGAACAACCATGTTCTTAAACAGGTTTGTTGAAGAGACCATCGGCGTGGGGCCACAGGACTTGGGCGGTCATCACGAAATATGGGCCGATTACATCCACCCACACGACAGGGCCCGCGTCGTTGCCCATTTTGATGAATGTTTGAGGGAGGGCAAGGAGTTCCGAGTTGAATACAGAATGGTTCACAAAGACGGCCATATTGTCTACGTCGTTGACTATGCTGTTCCCGTATTCGACGATGAGAATGAGCTGATAAGGATGGACGGCATCATCATGGATGTTACGGCACGTAAAGAACTCCAGGAAAAGATCGTGCAGACCGAAGAACTCGAAACCCTGAGCGCGGTTTCGGCCCGTCTGGCCCATGAGATCCGGAACCCCCTGACTTCTATAGGCGGACTGACCAGACGTTTGCTCAAATCCTACGAACCATCAGATCCAAGAAGGAAAAAGGGCGAGTTGATCGTAGAAGAAGTCAAGAGACTTGAAAAAATATTGAAGATGATCACAGCCTACATTGAACCCAAATCGATTCAATTGCGGGCCTGTCGCATCAATCAAGTTGTGAGCAATGCTGTTGAAAGGATAAAGGCTGAATTTCCAAAAGAAGATTTCTCCGTGAATTTGGACATGGATGACAGCCTTCCCATGATAAAGCTCGACTGTGATCTGTTTGAAAAAGTCCTGATCAATCTTCTGGAAAACGCCTTCTATCGAATGCAGGGAAAGGGTGAAGTTCAAGTAGCTACAGGAAAAAACGGCGGATATGCGACAGTGAACCTGGCTTACAGGGTTGGTTATATTTCAGATGATGACATCGAGCAGTTTTTCTATCCCTTTGTGGTAGACTATCCCTTCCCAAAAGGCGTTTCGGGTGAAAACATCATGGATCTGCCCATTTGCACGGTGCTTATCCACAAGCACGGGGGAATTATCAATGTGAACAAAGAAGACGACAATCTGTTGAGAATCACTGTATCTCTTCCTCTCGAGTAG
- a CDS encoding iron-sulfur cluster assembly scaffold protein: MFIIEFNENISFGQIPDEAGITDLARSGVKTVVDLRTDEESSGSNEPVLTRNAGLRYIHLPVTRDGLSEEKLSMFYETVFDEGKYPVYIHGQRGIRPVALLLTISALNEGKTVLEVVEDAKKLKTPAKHAPELVKFVEGFFRGRKGHDAHEAIAMEVIDRWLRPKNRGAIADADGSAKVKGPCGDTIEIYLKIENGRIAQARYVADGCPNSVACASVGAELAEGKLLSEAYDLSHEDIIRWLRGLPTEEQHCAKLTITSLREAIDQYFKTTKRPPAWSPK; this comes from the coding sequence ATGTTCATCATTGAATTTAACGAAAATATTTCTTTTGGTCAAATACCCGATGAGGCCGGGATAACAGATCTGGCCCGAAGCGGAGTCAAGACAGTGGTTGATTTGAGAACCGATGAAGAAAGCAGCGGATCCAACGAACCAGTACTGACCCGGAATGCAGGGCTCAGATATATTCATCTTCCTGTGACACGGGACGGATTGTCAGAAGAGAAACTAAGCATGTTCTATGAGACTGTTTTCGATGAAGGCAAATACCCCGTGTACATCCACGGACAAAGGGGCATAAGGCCGGTTGCCTTGCTGCTGACTATTTCGGCCTTAAATGAAGGCAAAACCGTGCTCGAGGTTGTCGAAGATGCCAAGAAACTGAAGACCCCTGCAAAACATGCGCCGGAACTTGTGAAGTTCGTGGAGGGCTTTTTTCGCGGTCGCAAGGGACACGATGCCCATGAGGCCATTGCCATGGAAGTGATCGATCGATGGCTCAGGCCGAAAAACCGGGGCGCCATTGCGGATGCGGACGGCTCCGCCAAGGTCAAAGGGCCGTGTGGAGACACCATTGAAATATACCTCAAGATAGAAAATGGACGCATTGCACAGGCCCGCTACGTGGCCGATGGGTGTCCAAATAGCGTTGCTTGCGCTTCTGTAGGCGCTGAACTTGCCGAAGGCAAATTATTGAGTGAAGCCTATGACTTGAGCCACGAAGATATCATCCGTTGGTTAAGGGGCCTGCCAACAGAGGAACAGCATTGCGCCAAGCTGACCATAACATCGTTGCGCGAAGCCATTGACCAGTACTTCAAGACGACAAAGCGCCCGCCAGCATGGTCACCCAAATAG
- a CDS encoding ABC transporter substrate-binding protein: MADKPAIKVGHLKITDHLILGVTDLKIKKGKEALNYCSLETVIKTGWMEVADALADASLEGAFILAPTAMDLVKAGVEIKLILFTHKAGSVLVKSKTANIEKIEDFAGKFVLIPYQLSVHNMLFHRLLTEKGLKPGRSGEPGVDVFLEVMAPMMMPDALKNDEDGEIAGFIVAEPIGSQAIAAGYGEEFYLSKDLWPNHPCCVFVVRDEIVGKHPDAVQELTNSLVKSGIAIDAKPSAAAVIGASFLGQDKAVVERVLTEPKDRITTGELFPVIEDLAKIQDYMFDEMNIMKSKIDLEKFVDTQFAKEAGAK; this comes from the coding sequence ATGGCAGATAAACCAGCCATCAAAGTTGGACATCTCAAGATAACAGATCATCTCATTCTGGGTGTGACCGATCTGAAAATAAAAAAGGGAAAGGAAGCGCTCAATTACTGTTCCTTGGAGACTGTTATCAAGACTGGGTGGATGGAAGTGGCAGACGCCCTGGCAGACGCGAGCCTTGAAGGAGCTTTTATTCTGGCCCCGACAGCCATGGATCTGGTTAAGGCCGGCGTGGAGATCAAGTTGATCCTCTTCACACACAAGGCCGGCAGCGTTCTCGTCAAGAGCAAGACGGCCAACATCGAAAAGATTGAAGACTTTGCGGGAAAATTTGTTCTCATCCCCTATCAGTTGTCGGTCCATAATATGCTTTTCCACAGACTCCTTACCGAAAAAGGCCTGAAGCCGGGAAGAAGCGGCGAACCCGGAGTTGATGTCTTTCTGGAGGTGATGGCGCCGATGATGATGCCGGATGCCCTTAAAAATGATGAAGACGGAGAAATCGCGGGTTTCATTGTTGCCGAACCGATTGGGTCTCAGGCCATAGCCGCTGGGTACGGAGAGGAATTCTACCTTTCCAAGGACCTCTGGCCGAACCACCCTTGCTGTGTATTTGTTGTCAGGGATGAAATCGTAGGCAAGCATCCCGATGCCGTCCAGGAGTTGACCAATAGTCTGGTGAAGTCCGGAATAGCCATTGACGCCAAACCCTCAGCCGCCGCCGTGATCGGCGCAAGCTTTCTTGGTCAGGACAAAGCGGTTGTGGAGCGTGTTCTCACCGAGCCAAAGGATCGTATCACCACCGGAGAACTATTCCCGGTTATAGAGGATCTTGCGAAGATTCAGGATTACATGTTTGACGAGATGAACATCATGAAGAGCAAGATCGATCTGGAGAAATTTGTCGACACCCAGTTTGCCAAAGAGGCAGGGGCAAAATAG
- a CDS encoding response regulator translates to MKRQKRILVIDGAPASRESLKDALEKEGYEVETSSDGVDTLHKGQGDLLPDLIITEMVMPQPRLDALQLIRTLKAYDDTKHIRIIICSSKTSQEDIEKGLAAGADQYVTKPFQLPDIVARLKALLGDDATDKAYEADIGQKEPGSAKKSWIDFRRRMAEVSEDKRRYPRLEFHCPVRVEGVKGVSRVTDISMGGVFVEHKQPSSFTIGQTIHLVMKVPTEYEPVKVRAKVVNVRDRGIGFKFVDLTRRNQEVIRFCFNTFKDTIPLM, encoded by the coding sequence GTGAAAAGACAAAAGAGAATCCTAGTCATTGACGGCGCCCCGGCGAGCCGCGAATCGCTGAAGGATGCTCTGGAGAAAGAGGGTTATGAGGTCGAGACGTCGTCTGACGGTGTGGACACATTGCACAAGGGCCAGGGAGATCTATTGCCTGACCTGATCATTACAGAAATGGTAATGCCTCAGCCTCGGCTGGATGCATTGCAGCTAATTCGAACCCTAAAGGCCTATGACGACACAAAACACATTAGGATAATCATCTGTTCGAGTAAAACATCGCAAGAGGATATCGAAAAAGGCTTGGCTGCAGGCGCTGATCAATACGTTACAAAGCCCTTCCAACTACCTGACATTGTGGCGAGACTAAAGGCGCTTCTTGGAGACGATGCAACAGACAAGGCGTATGAAGCTGACATCGGCCAAAAAGAACCGGGGAGCGCGAAAAAATCGTGGATAGATTTCCGGAGGAGGATGGCGGAAGTTAGTGAGGACAAGAGACGATATCCACGGCTTGAATTCCACTGTCCGGTTAGAGTAGAGGGTGTCAAGGGAGTCAGCCGGGTTACAGACATCAGCATGGGAGGCGTATTTGTCGAACACAAACAACCCTCTTCTTTTACGATAGGACAGACCATTCATCTGGTGATGAAAGTTCCAACCGAGTATGAACCTGTAAAGGTAAGAGCTAAGGTTGTAAATGTTAGGGACAGGGGGATAGGGTTTAAGTTTGTCGATTTGACCAGGAGAAATCAAGAGGTCATTCGTTTTTGCTTCAATACTTTCAAAGACACGATACCTCTCATGTGA